The Punica granatum isolate Tunisia-2019 chromosome 4, ASM765513v2, whole genome shotgun sequence genome has a window encoding:
- the LOC116203981 gene encoding 14 kDa proline-rich protein DC2.15-like, which produces MASKTTAIALFLTLNILFFTLTSACGSCPSPKPKPKPKPKPTPSPSPRGTCPKDTLKLGVCADLLGGLLNVTVGTPPKTPCCSLIQGLVDLEAAVCLCTAIKANILGINLNIPLSLSLLLNVCDKKVPSGFQCP; this is translated from the coding sequence ATGGCTTCAAAGACCACGGCAATTGCCCTCTTCCTCACTCTCAACATCCTCTTCTTCACCCTTACGAGTGCTTGTGGCTCGTGCCCTAGCCCAAAACCCAAGCCGAAGCCAAAGCCGAAGCCCACCCCGAGCCCCTCACCTAGGGGCACTTGCCCTAAGGACACCCTTAAGTTGGGTGTCTGCGCCGACCTCTTAGGCGGTCTCCTCAATGTCACCGTTGGGACACCACCGAAGACTCCTTGCTGCTCTCTCATCCAAGGGCTGGTCGATCTCGAGGCTGCGGTTTGTCTCTGCACTGCCATCAAGGCCAACATCCTGGGGATCAACTTGAACATTCCCCTGTCCCTCAGCTTGCTCCTTAACGTCTGCGATAAGAAGGTCCCATCGGGCTTCCAATGCCCCTAA
- the LOC116205534 gene encoding protein NRT1/ PTR FAMILY 6.3-like, which translates to MALPETQGKTLSDAWDYKGRPADRSKTGGWTSAAMILGVEAIERLTTLGIAVNLVTYLTGTMHLGNAASANTVTNFLGTSFMLCLLGGFVADTFLGRYRTIAIFAAIQAAGVAILTISTIIPGLHPPKCDPGTAQACIPASGTQLLVLYVALYTTALGTGGLKSSVSGFATDQFDESDKKERTRMINFFNWFFFFISIGSLAAVTVFVYIQDNLGRQWGYGICAAAIVIGLIVFVSGTRRYRFKKLVGSPLTQIAVVFVAAWRKRHLELPSDVSLLFNVDDLILERDSKKKKQRLPHSKQFRFLDQAAIKDPDMPFNSTLVNKWYLSTLTDVEEVKLVLSMLPIWATNIMFWTVYAQMTTFSVSQATTMDRHIGKFQIPPASLTVFFVGGILVTVPIYDRFIVPIARRLLNNPQGLTPLQRIGLGLVLSILAMAAAALTELKRLRVAQDHELTDNPSAVIPLTVFWLTPQFLVVGAGEAFMYIGQLDFFLRECPKGMKTMSTGLFLSTLSLGFFMSSLLVTVVHRVTGTKRPWLADNLNQGRLYDFYWLLAILSCINLVVYLACAKWYVYKDKRLADEGIELEESEPTFHA; encoded by the exons ATGGCTCTCCCTGAAACACAAGGCAAAACCCTATCAGATGCCTGGGACTACAAAGGCCGACCTGCCGACCGGTCCAAAACTGGTGGCTGGACAAGCGCCGCAATGATTTTAG GTGTGGAGGCAATAGAGAGACTGACCACGCTAGGAATTGCCGTTAATCTGGTCACGTACCTTACAGGCACTATGCACCTTGGAAATGCCGCTTCAGCCAATACCGTCACGAACTTCCTCGGGACTTCATTCATGCTTTGCCTGCTTGGGGGCTTCGTAGCCGATACATTCCTTGGCAG GTACCGTACAATTGCAATCTTTGCCGCGATTCAGGCAGCT GGGGTCGCCATCTTGACCATCTCTACCATAATCCCGGGTCTCCACCCCCCGAAATGTGATCCAGGAACCGCGCAAGCCTGCATCCCCGCGAGTGGCACACAACTTCTAGTCCTCTATGTAGCCCTCTACACCACTGCCCTAGGGACGGGCGGCCTCAAATCGAGCGTATCAGGGTTCGCAACGGACCAGTTCGACGAGTCAGACAAGAAGGAGAGGACTCGGATGATTAACTTCTTCAActggttcttcttcttcataaGCATCGGGTCTCTCGCGGCGGTCACAGTCTTCGTGTACATACAGGACAACCTCGGGAGGCAGTGGGGCTATGGGATCTGCGCCGCTGCAATTGTGATCGGTCTGATTGTGTTCGTGTCGGGAACGAGGAGGTACCGGTTCAAGAAGCTCGTGGGGAGCCCGCTGACACAGATTGCGGTGGTGTTCGTGGCGGCATGGCGGAAGAGGCACTTGGAGCTGCCTTCCGATGTCTCACTTCTGTTCAATGTTGATGATTTGATTTTGGAAAGAGACagtaagaagaagaagcagaggtTGCCCCACAGCAAGCAGTTCCG TTTCCTGGACCAGGCGGCAATCAAGGACCCCGATATGCCGTTTAACTCGACCCTAGTGAACAAGTGGTACCTGTCGACCCTAACTGACGTGGAGGAAGTGAAGCTCGTGTTAAGTATGTTGCCGATTTGGGCCACCAACATAATGTTCTGGACCGTCTATGCCCAGATGACCACGTTCTCCGTGTCCCAGGCCACAACAATGGACCGTCACATCGGGAAATTCCAGATCCCGCCGGCATCGCTGACGGTTTTCTTCGTTGGGGGCATCCTCGTGACAGTCCCCATCTACGACCGGTTCATCGTCCCCATTGCGAGGAGACTGCTGAATAACCCTCAGGGCCTGACCCCGCTCCAGCGTATCGGGTTGGGCCTGGTGTTGTCGATCCTCGCAATGGCAGCTGCTGCCCTGACCGAGCTGAAGCGGCTCCGGGTCGCTCAGGACCACGAGCTGACCGACAACCCATCTGCGGTGATCCCACTGACCGTGTTCTGGCTCACCCCGCAGTTCCTAGTGGTAGGGGCGGGCGAGGCGTTCATGTACATCGGGCAGCTCGACTTCTTCCTAAGGGAGTGCCCCAAGGGGATGAAAACCATGAGCACAGGGCTGTTCCTCAGCACGCTGTCGTTAGGGTTCTTCATGAGCTCGCTGCTGGTCACAGTAGTCCACAGGGTGACTGGGACCAAGAGGCCATGGCTCGCTGACAACCTCAACCAAGGTCGGCTCTATGACTTCTATTGGCTGCTGGCAATCTTGAGCTGCATCAACCTTGTGGTCTACCTGGCCTGTGCCAAGTGGTATGTGTACAAGGACAAGAGGCTTGCTGATGAGGGCATTGAGCTTGAAGAATCAGAGCCCACTTTCCATGCTTGA
- the LOC116203983 gene encoding 14 kDa proline-rich protein DC2.15-like, translating to MSSMRSPSSLSTTLFLSINLLLFALASGCTTCLQLKAIPNPFTNNPSSSSSKKSCPRDTLKLGVCAKVLNGPVNAVIGSPPDTPCCSLLGGLVDLEAALCLCTAIKANILGIDLNIPVSLSLLVNTCGKKLPSDFQCA from the exons ATGAGCTCCATGAGATCACCGTCATCTCTTTCGACcactctcttcctctccatcAACCTCCTCTTGTTTGCCCTAGCAAGCGGCTGCACCACTTGCCTTCAGCTCAAAGCGATCCCGAACCCCTTCACCAACaacccttcttcttcttcttccaagaAAAGCTGCCCCAGGGATACCCTAAAGCTAGGGGTGTGCGCTAAGGTCCTGAACGGACCAGTGAATGCTGTGATCGGGAGCCCACCCGACACCCCCTGCTGCTCTCTCCTCGGGGGGCTGGTCGATCTCGAAGCTGCCCTCTGCCTCTGCACCGCCATTAAGGCCAACATCCTCGGAATCGACCTTAACATTCCCGTCTCACTTAGCTTGCTGGTCAACACTTGT GGAAAG AAGCTGCCTTCGGACTTCCAGTGCGCCTAA
- the LOC116203978 gene encoding 36.4 kDa proline-rich protein-like, which yields MGSKTLAILFILKFVMLLSIPPIYACGYCAPPRPPYRGPSIPRHPGPTHPKHPPHHGGGGRGGGGGGGGGGGGHKGGGGGGGGGGGGGGSRGGGGGGGGSRGGGGRGGGGGGYPPSVPMPPVVHPPITNPPGIGTPPGGGIIPPIINPPGILPPIVNPPGALPPPSSPYPPYTGGPPGGGGGGGGGGGGGGGGGGVIPPPTTPKTCPIDALKLGLCVDVLGGLVHIGLGNPVENVCCPVLQGLLELEAAICLCTTIRLKLLNLNIFIPLALQVLITCGMTPPPGFVCPPL from the coding sequence ATGGGTTCCAAGACTTTGGCCATTTTGTTCATCCTCAAGTTCGTCATGCTGCTGTCAATTCCGCCCATTTATGCTTGCGGCTATTGTGCACCGCCTCGGCCGCCTTACCGGGGTCCCAGCATCCCACGCCACCCGGGCCCGACACACCCAAAACATCCTCCCCATCATGGAGGAGGTGGCAGAGGcggtggtggtggaggaggCGGTGGTGGAGGTGGTCATAAgggtggtggaggaggaggtggtggcgGTGGAGGTGGCGGAGGCAGTAGAGGAGGAggcggtggaggtggaggAAGCAGAGGTGGCGGAGGAAGAGGTGGCGGTGGTGGAGGTTATCCGCCTTCCGTGCCAATGCCGCCAGTGGTTCATCCACCGATCACAAACCCTCCTGGTATAGGGACACCCCCCGGTGGTGGGATAATCCCCCCAATCATAAATCCTCCTGGGATATTACCGCCGATTGTAAACCCTCCCGGTGCCCTTCCACCGCCTTCCTCTCCCTACCCACCTTACACCGGTGGCCCTCCTGGTGGcggtggaggtggtggcgGTGGCGGTGGCGGCGGAGGTGGTGGGGGTGGAGTCATCCCTCCCCCAACGACCCCAAAGACGTGCCCAATCGATGCCCTAAAGCTAGGGCTTTGTGTCGATGTCTTGGGAGGGCTGGTCCATATCGGGCTTGGGAACCCGGTGGAGAACGTTTGCTGTCCTGTGCTGCAAGGGTTGCTTGAGCTCGAGGCTGCTATCTGCCTCTGCACGACCATCAGGCTTAAGCTCCTCAACCTCAACATCTTCATTCCTCTTGCACTTCAAGTCCTAATAACTTGTGGGATGACCCCTCCACCTGGTTTTGTATGTCCCCCTCTCTAG